GTGCGCCTCGAACATGAAGACTACTTCCCTAGCCATCTCCCTGAGCTCTAAGAGCTAAGTCTATAAGTACCTCTATGAACCTATGTCTACAAAGCGGGGGCGCTGGCGATGGCCGGCTTCGTCGTGAGGAATAGGTGGAGGCGCGCGATCATTAGCATAACTCCAGACCTGTCCCTAGACCTCGGCTACACTTACGCTGGTGGGCTGGGGGTTCTTGAAGGAGACAAGTTCTACGCGGCCTCTAGCCTGAAGCTAGACTATAGAGTGTGCACGCTGTTCTATAGAAACGGCTACGTCGACTACGACTTTGATGAAGAGGGCAGCCCTCTACCTAAGCCTCAGCCTCAGCCAAAGGAGTTTCTAGACAGGCTGAAGGAGGTAGATAAGTTTAAGGTGAAGCTGAGGGGTGAAGAAGTAGAAGTCCAAGCGCTTGAGTACCTTGAAGGAACGGCTAGGGCGCTATTCTTTAACCCTACCTCTCCTGAGTGGGCTGTCAAGCTAGCCGACAGGCTTTACATAGAGGAGAGCTCTGAGGCTCGCTTCTACAAGTACCTACTCCTCGCCAAGGCCTCCGAGGGCTGTATTCGTAGGAACGTCCCTCTGGAGGACGTAGAGTACATAGACCTCCAGGAAGCATACACAGCCCTCCTCCCGCTATCCTTAAGGATCCCCGGCAAGTACAGGCTAGTGATACACACAGCCGGCGCCTGGGGCCACCCCTCCTTTCCACGCGACTTCTTTAGGAGGGAGCTCGGCTACGTGTTAGTGGACTCAGACGTAGTGTTAACGGAGCTAGGCCTCTCAGTAGTTAAGCAAGCCTTCGCGGTGTCGGCGAAGCACCTAGACGTGCTATTGAAGGTATTCCCACACCATAGCGAGAAGCTTACCTACGTCACTAACGGCGTGAACTTAGAGAAGTGGATGGACGAGGACTTGAGGGCTAGGTACGAGAACCACGTGCTGAACCTTGACGCCTTCATAGAGGCTAGGCGCAGGCTTAAGAGCTACTTAATCGACTACCTAAGGACCGTTAAGGACGTCGACTTAGACGGCAAGTTCATAGCCCTATGGGCTAGGAGGCTCGCTCCCTACAAGAGGCCCGACTTCCCAGCTAGGCTAGCTGTAGACGTAAAGAGCCTCCCAATAGTATTCGTTGTGAGCGGCAAGGCGCACCCTAATGACCCATTGGGGCTCGAGTACATGAAGCTGTTCATGAAGCTGCATAGGGAGACAGACAACGTCATATACATACCGAACTACTCGAGGGACG
This Candidatus Nezhaarchaeota archaeon DNA region includes the following protein-coding sequences:
- a CDS encoding glycogen/starch/alpha-glucan phosphorylase, encoding MAGFVVRNRWRRAIISITPDLSLDLGYTYAGGLGVLEGDKFYAASSLKLDYRVCTLFYRNGYVDYDFDEEGSPLPKPQPQPKEFLDRLKEVDKFKVKLRGEEVEVQALEYLEGTARALFFNPTSPEWAVKLADRLYIEESSEARFYKYLLLAKASEGCIRRNVPLEDVEYIDLQEAYTALLPLSLRIPGKYRLVIHTAGAWGHPSFPRDFFRRELGYVLVDSDVVLTELGLSVVKQAFAVSAKHLDVLLKVFPHHSEKLTYVTNGVNLEKWMDEDLRARYENHVLNLDAFIEARRRLKSYLIDYLRTVKDVDLDGKFIALWARRLAPYKRPDFPARLAVDVKSLPIVFVVSGKAHPNDPLGLEYMKLFMKLHRETDNVIYIPNYSRDVAKVLLSGADLLLFTPFSGWEACGTSYMKAALNGVPTLASRDGGAIEFIVNHVSGWLFGDDIRTLIDYYDDEAKKIGEREYLEFRDLFLKIYETYVSNPESYYKVGLNALRTFASRANMERVLREYYPGLIKVVA